The sequence GGGGTGGGGCTGTTCGCCGCCGGGGCCTTGCTCGTCGTTCTCGGCATCCTCCTCGCCACGACGAGTCTCCACACGGCCCTCGGTCTCGACACGTTCGGTGCCCGAGAAGTCGCGGGCGTCCTCGCGGGACTCGGCGTCCCGGCGGTGTTCGTCGGTATCTTCAGCGTCCTACCCGCAAGCCAGCGCGTCCGAGCGGCGGCCGCAATCGGCGCGGGCGTCTCGATGCTGGGCGTCGCGCTGTTCACCTACGCCTACCCGAGACACTGGGCGGGCTACAACCGACAGTTGACGCTCCCGGTCGTCGCCGTCTACTTCTTCGGCGTGCTGGTCACGTTCGGCTGTCTGTTCGTCGCCGTGGTCAACTTCAAGACGCGCAACGACCCCGGCGGCACCGTCACGCTCGAAGTCGCCCACGAGGGCGAGGTCCGGACCGTCGAGGTCCAGAAGGGCGAACTCGACGAGTTCGAGGACATCGAGAACCTGAACGCGTTCCAGACGGAACTGGCCTCATCGGCCGCTGGCGACCCGGAGAACGACCCCGACCCCGTCTCCGCCGACCCGAGCGAGACGGGACTGGGCGGCGTCGCGTTCATGGGCGACACGCCCGACGGCGAGACCCCGACCCAGACCAACCAGCCGAGCGGTCGGTCGGCCAGCGGGCAATCTACGAGCGGCGGGTCGGTGGGCGGCGGACCGGGTCGCGGCGCGCGCCCGACCAGCGACGGCGGCACCGCCGCGAACGACATCCGGTCGCCGCTGGACGACGCCGACGCGCCGAGTCGGTCGCAGGGCACCACCGACGCCTACTGCGGCAACTGCCAGTACTTCCAGTACGTCCGGACTAACGAGGGGATGAAACCTCACTGCGGCTTCTACGGCCGCGAGATGGACGACATGGACGCCTGCGACGAGTGGCGACCCAACAGCAATTAGAGTTCTCGAAGTGTCTCCTCGACGGACTCCCAGTGGCTCCCCTTCCAGAAGTGTTTTCCGCAGTTCGGACACCGCCAGACATCGACTTCTGACGCGCCCGGCGCGTACTCAGGCGTCGATTCCGCCTCGCCTACGGCGACTAACTCCCCGTTGCACTCCGCACAGCGCGACGGTTCCGTGAGGTCGAGCGCGAACCCGGCCGCGGCTAGTTCCCGCAACTGGTCGGCCACCGGCTTCGCGGTGAGCAGGAGTCCGTCGCTCCGGTCGGCCAGTTGGGCGTCGCGGGTCACGAGCAGGCGGGCCTCCTCGCGGGCCAGTTCGGCCAACTCGTCGTCGGCCTCGATGCCGCGGTCCAGCGCGTAGGCCGCGTCGTAGCCGCACATCCGGAGGTAGGTCGCCAGTTTGCCGAGCATCACGTCGAGGAGAAGAGGCGCGTCGGCGGGACTGCGCTTCGGCGTGGCGTCGTCGGCCATCGGGTCAGTGCAGGAACTCGCGCACGCCCTCGGCGTTGCGCGCGTTCAGCACGTCGTCGGTCTCGGTCCACCCGCGTCGAGCGGTGTGGACGCCGTACCGGACGTTCGCGTACTCGGGCGGGGAGTGAGCGTCGGTGTCGATGGCGATAGTCGCGCCCTCCTCGACGGCCTGCTTGACCGCGCTCCCCCACAAATCGAGGCGGTGTGGGTTGCTGTTGATTTCGAGCGCGGTGTCGTTCTCGGCGGCGACGCGGGCCACTGTGTCCACGTCTAGTTCGAGACCGGGGCGTTGGTGTATCATCCGGCCGCTCGGATGGCCGATGATATCGACGCTCGGGTGTTCGGCGGCCGCGACGAGGCGGTCGGTCCCGTCGCCCTCCAGTTTGCTGTGGGGGGAGGCGACCACGCAGTCGAGGTCCGCCAGCAGGTCGTCGGCGACGCTGATTTCGCCGTCGGCGGCGATGTTGGCCTCGACGCCCGCGAAGACGGTCACGGGGAGGTCCTCGGCGATGGCTCGAATCTCGGCCAGTTGCTCGCGCAACTCCTCGTCGTCCAGTCCGACGCCGCCGACCATCCCCGGTCCGGTCGCGTGGTCCGAGACGCAGATGTAGTCGTGACCGAACTCGGCGGCGGCCTCGGCCATCTCCGCAATCGTGAACCCGCCGTCGGACCAGTGGGTGTGGAGGTGGAGGTCGCCACGAATCTCGCCGTCTTCCACGAGGTCCGGCAGGGCGTCGGCGGCCGCGGCGTCGATTTCGCCTCGGTCCTCGCGCATCTCCGGTTCGACGTAGGGCAGGCCGAGCGCGTCGTACATGCCCTCCTCGGTCTCGCCCGCGACGCGCTCGCCGACGCGCTGGCCCGCGTCCGGGTCGTCTACCCCGCTCACGTCGAAGACGCCGTACTCGTTGACCTTGAACTCGCGCTCGATGGCGTAGTTGCGCAGGCGGATGTTGTGTTCCTTGCTCCCGGTGAAGTACTGGAGCGCGCTCCCGAACTCGTCGGGGACGACGACGCGCAAATCGACGCGCTGGCCGTCCGAGCGTACGCTGGCCTTGTCGGTCCCGGCCTCGATTACCTCGTCGGCGTTCTCCCAGTCGGTGAACGCGTCGATGACAGCCTCCCGGTCGTCGCTTCCGACCAGCACGTCGATGTCGCCGATGGTCGGCTTCCAGCGTCGTAGCGACCCGGCGAGTTCGCACCGGCCCGCCTCCGGAATCGCCTCGAAGAAGTCGAGGGCGGCCTCGCCGACCGGTCGGGCGTCGCCCAGCAGTTCCCGGCCTTGAGACTGGCGGGCGAACTCGATGCCCTCCAAGATGTTCTGCTCGGTCTTCTCGCCGAACCCCGACACGTCTCGAATCTCCTCCTCGCGGGCGGCGCGTTCGAGGTCGTCCAAGTCCCGCACGTCGAGCGCCCGGTAGAGGTCCCCGACCGTCTTCGGGCCGACGCCCTCGACGCTGGTGAGTTCGGCCATCTCGACGGGCATCTCGGCGCGCTTCTCCTCCAGTTGCTCGAAGGTGCCGGTCTCGACGGCCTCCACGACCTTCTCGGAGATGGACTCGCCCACGTCCTGAATCCGCTGGACCGCCTCGGGTCCCTCGGCGGCCAATTCTTCGATATCCTCCGGGGAGTCGCGGATGCTCTCGGCAGCCCGCTCGTACACCTTCGGCTTGTAATCGACGCCTTGGGCGGCCAGCAGGTCGGCGTACGCTTCGAGTAAGTCGGCGATTTCGGCGTTTCGTGACATAGCTCTATAATCGTCCGCGACTGCTGGCGTCTTCCCGGCCGAGCGCCTGCTTGAGGAACGACACCCACCGCTTCTGGTCGGCGGCCTCTTGGGCCTCGCTCTCGCGTTCGAGGTCGGTCGGCCCGAGGCTTTCGAGGGCGTTGAGCGCCCGGTCGATGCCGACGACGGCGGCCACGAGGTCCTCGCCTTCGTCGTAGGTGATGTCGCCCTCCTCCAGTCGCTGCCTGCGCTGGAGGCGTTCCCGGCGGAGGTTCTTCTTGGCCTCGTCAACCCGGTCGCGCTCGCCCGCGGGAATCGTGTCGCGGCGCTTTATCTCGAAGACGAACTCCCGGAGATTTAGCTCCTCGCCCTGCACGTCGATGGTCTCGGGAATCGTCGCGCCGACCGTCGCGCCCTCGCGCTCGACGCGCTCCAGCAGTTGCTTGCGCTCGTACTCCTTCACGGCTACTCCTCGGGTCGCCACCGACAAAAATTCGCCGGGAATCGCGGGTCGAACGTCCCGCGACGCGCCGGACCGGCCGACGCGGGTCGCCTCGAA is a genomic window of Halorussus salinus containing:
- the polX gene encoding DNA polymerase/3'-5' exonuclease PolX produces the protein MSRNAEIADLLEAYADLLAAQGVDYKPKVYERAAESIRDSPEDIEELAAEGPEAVQRIQDVGESISEKVVEAVETGTFEQLEEKRAEMPVEMAELTSVEGVGPKTVGDLYRALDVRDLDDLERAAREEEIRDVSGFGEKTEQNILEGIEFARQSQGRELLGDARPVGEAALDFFEAIPEAGRCELAGSLRRWKPTIGDIDVLVGSDDREAVIDAFTDWENADEVIEAGTDKASVRSDGQRVDLRVVVPDEFGSALQYFTGSKEHNIRLRNYAIEREFKVNEYGVFDVSGVDDPDAGQRVGERVAGETEEGMYDALGLPYVEPEMREDRGEIDAAAADALPDLVEDGEIRGDLHLHTHWSDGGFTIAEMAEAAAEFGHDYICVSDHATGPGMVGGVGLDDEELREQLAEIRAIAEDLPVTVFAGVEANIAADGEISVADDLLADLDCVVASPHSKLEGDGTDRLVAAAEHPSVDIIGHPSGRMIHQRPGLELDVDTVARVAAENDTALEINSNPHRLDLWGSAVKQAVEEGATIAIDTDAHSPPEYANVRYGVHTARRGWTETDDVLNARNAEGVREFLH
- a CDS encoding DUF7139 domain-containing protein produces the protein MTSLAEAYEENVGEVGNVRLLYLGVGLFAAGALLVVLGILLATTSLHTALGLDTFGAREVAGVLAGLGVPAVFVGIFSVLPASQRVRAAAAIGAGVSMLGVALFTYAYPRHWAGYNRQLTLPVVAVYFFGVLVTFGCLFVAVVNFKTRNDPGGTVTLEVAHEGEVRTVEVQKGELDEFEDIENLNAFQTELASSAAGDPENDPDPVSADPSETGLGGVAFMGDTPDGETPTQTNQPSGRSASGQSTSGGSVGGGPGRGARPTSDGGTAANDIRSPLDDADAPSRSQGTTDAYCGNCQYFQYVRTNEGMKPHCGFYGREMDDMDACDEWRPNSN
- a CDS encoding Mut7-C RNAse domain-containing protein; translation: MADDATPKRSPADAPLLLDVMLGKLATYLRMCGYDAAYALDRGIEADDELAELAREEARLLVTRDAQLADRSDGLLLTAKPVADQLRELAAAGFALDLTEPSRCAECNGELVAVGEAESTPEYAPGASEVDVWRCPNCGKHFWKGSHWESVEETLREL
- a CDS encoding DUF5788 family protein, which codes for MKEYERKQLLERVEREGATVGATIPETIDVQGEELNLREFVFEIKRRDTIPAGERDRVDEAKKNLRRERLQRRQRLEEGDITYDEGEDLVAAVVGIDRALNALESLGPTDLERESEAQEAADQKRWVSFLKQALGREDASSRGRL